ttaaaaaataatttacccaaaaagaatatttttgaatttatctCACCAATTTTTTTGCTACCTCAATTCTCTAATATCTGCACATAAgtgcttattttatttatttatttatttattttttgggcatGCACCATATTTGCCCCTGCTGCTGCTTAACATGGAATAAACATTAGAATCAGTGGCAGAGCCAGGATTTTAGGTTGGGGGGCAAGATCAAAAGAGAGTAAAATTAATTCGAAAAACtattaatttgatattaataacaaaataaataaacaactatatgcaaatgtaattgtcatatacaattaaaatttgggtttgtaaaaaaaaaaaaaaaaaaaaaacttgggttTGAGACTGAAAAATGTTggtgaggaaagaaaaaagggttATACGTAACAGAGGTGCTATGAGTAGTTCTAGaccataaattatttcacaatgTTTTTGCCAAAACTTTGATATGACAGACTGTGAGTGATTAATAAATACTAACacataaattcacaattttattttcaacaatCACACTCTGCCACGCAACAATTGTgataaaaagttgtgaaaaattgtgaacGCATTTTTGAGGTGCTATAATGACTAGTGAGtgaaagtaggtttttttttcataattctttTCAGCAAAATAGTGGTGGAGAAGTAGGCTGTAcaagtggttttattttattataatattattataaggTGGgacctattatttttttaaaaagagttgcAGTGGTCCCCAATGTGAAATTGTTTTCCTACAATAAACTATACACGGTACAAGTACAATAGGTATGTAAAAAAGCCGATTGTCCGTATGCAAATAACACCTTGAACTATATATTACTTGAGAATTTTTGGGGGCATTAGGGGGGGCgcccccaaccccccccccccccccccccgggtcGCTCCTGATTAGAACATGAACGCACTACCGACAGAGATCATTCCCAAAAATAGAGGAACTAAACGGTGTACGTCATTCACCACAAAGATGTTAAAAGTTTGATCCCCACAACATAAAACATCACATTAATTAGAGGAAGATTTTTCCCTTGATTTCTTATTATACTTTTATGAGaagttatttttatatgtaaagCTGAAAACAAACTCGATGGATTGGCACAATAGaagattatgaaaaatcatGTATGAATTGGCTAGAAACCAGTCACTGTGTATCCCCCGTCGACACAAATTACTTGCCCGGTGATATATGAAGCGGCGGGAAGGCAAAGAAACGCCACCACTGATGAAATTTCATTAGGCTCTGCAATTCGACCCAGAGGAGTTCGTGCGAGTAACTTGATAAAATCCTCGGCATGAGCAACATCCTGAGGCAAAATGGTGTTTGAAATGTTATTAATAATTCGTAATACTTggtatatattttgaaaaataacaaacTCTAGAACTAGGAGGAACCACAAATATTTATACATGAGATTTTAAATAGGAGGTAAAGTAGAGGAGATAGAAATCGAATTCAGAACCTCCTATTCCATGTTAAATTAACGATTCtcccaaaaatttaaactattggAATacggtaaatttaatcatttaactacataattctaacaatttCCATTTTGAGTAGTCATCCGAAAAATAATAACATGgaacacaacattttttatttatttttttgagcaAAACATGGAACACAACTATGAAATTCACATTGAGACGCAGGGATGGAAGATCTTACGGCTGGCAAAATGTTGGTTTTGACACCCCATGGTGCGACACTGTTTACTCGAATATTGTCCTTTGCCCATTCACATGCCAAGTTCTTTGTTATTTGGTTGATTGCTCCTGAAAATCAACAaggttaaaaaatttagaatagtTATTGACAACAagaacattttattttagtgaCAAATAACGTGCCTTTGGATGCTGCATAGCTAGAAAGTTTAGGTAGAGCTATCACTCCATCGACAGAGGATATGAACACAATATTTCCTGCTCCTGATTCCTTCAAAAGGGGGTGTGCAAGTTGAGAAAGATTGTAGGGAGCCTCAACATTGGTATTCATTATAGTCGAGTAATCTTCTTCAGTATATCCTGTAGCTTCTTTGAGTGTCACTGTTCCGGCATTGTTTACCTAAAGCAGAAAAATCAGCTTTAGAAGAGCATAGACACCATAAAGCAATCTGATTTCaatgaaagataaaagaagaaattataatCTAGGAGCTTAAAATTGCATTT
The DNA window shown above is from Quercus lobata isolate SW786 chromosome 7, ValleyOak3.0 Primary Assembly, whole genome shotgun sequence and carries:
- the LOC115952348 gene encoding tropinone reductase homolog, whose translation is MAEAEPSFKDPRWSLKGVTALVTGGTKGIGYAIVEELAALGAAVHICSRNQTEISERVKEWESKGFKVSGSVCDLTSKAQREELIQTVSSVFHGKLNILVNNAGTVTLKEATGYTEEDYSTIMNTNVEAPYNLSQLAHPLLKESGAGNIVFISSVDGVIALPKLSSYAASKGAINQITKNLACEWAKDNIRVNSVAPWGVKTNILPADVAHAEDFIKLLARTPLGRIAEPNEISSVVAFLCLPAASYITGQVICVDGGYTVTGF